From Lagenorhynchus albirostris chromosome 15, mLagAlb1.1, whole genome shotgun sequence, one genomic window encodes:
- the LDAF1 gene encoding lipid droplet assembly factor 1, with protein MVKEEPPSTSKDFQELQRRVSLLIASVQSNSKVVAFMKSPVGQYLDRHPFLTLTLLVFASVSAVPVGCFLLLVVLTSLAAFLGVILLEGLVISVGSLSLLCVLCGLGFVSLIMSGTIIVSYMVVSSLVNYWFSPRLWTQHNSSGDC; from the exons ATGGTGAAAGAAGAGCCCCCAAGTACTTCAAAGGACTTTCAGGAGCTGCAGAGGAGGGTGTCTTTGCTGATAGCGTCTGTGCAGAGTAACTCAAAG GTGGTTGCCTTCATGAAGTCTCCAGTGGGCCAGTACCTGGACAGGCATCCTTTTCTAACCCTCACCTTGCTGGTGTTTGCTTCTGTGTCAGCCGTTCCTGTTGGCTGCTTCCTGCTCCTCGTGGTGCTTACCTCCCTGGCTGCGTTTTTGGGAGTCATATTACTAGAAG GACTGGTCATCTCTGTGGGCAGCCTCTCACTGCTTTGTGTCCTCTGTGGCTTGGGCTTCGTGTCACTCATCATGTCAGGGACAATCATAGTGTCCTACATGGTAGTCTCCAGCCTCGTCAACTACTGGTTTTCTCCCAG ACTATGGACACAACACAACTCCAGTGGCGACTGTTAG